From Micromonospora rhizosphaerae, the proteins below share one genomic window:
- a CDS encoding heavy metal translocating P-type ATPase gives MTTPTVVSGTLDIGGMTCASCVRRVERALSRVEGVERAAVNLATETAGVTWDPARVTTAALTAAVERAGYTASTRDEPRDGTTPPAAGPAGDVERERAQEREVTRLRWIWQLTLATGLSMMVLMYLPLSIDAMDWLMPALLVIATVVQFGAGRPFYRSAWAAARHGGVNMHTLVALGTTVAYAYSAFVTLWPAAAERLGLPLHVYFEISVVVIALVLTGRWMEARARRQTGAAIGALLGLRPRTARVLRDGVETEVPVESVVVGDLVRVRPGEKVPVDGTVTEGSSTVDESMLTGESMPVSKAVGDVLIGSTVNRTGSVVLRATAVGQDTTLAQIIRLVRDAQGAKAPMQRLVDTVSAWFVPAVIGLAVLTFAVWAVAGPDDGRLTLGIGTAIAVLIIACPCALGLATPTAIMVGTGKAAELGILISGGEALEQARRVTTVVLDKTGTLTRGRPDVTVVHAPEGTDADELLAYAAAAEIGSEHPLGEAIVRHARARNVVVPTASSFEAVPGHGVEARVDGRTVLIGNAALMRRHDVAVGALSSEVTAVAAAGGTPVYVALDRRLAGVVGVADTLRPESLEAVAQLRALGLEVWMLTGDNRVTAEVVAHEVGIEHVIADVRPEEKAERVAALQDRGAVVAMVGDGINDAPALARADLGIAIGTGTDVAIAASDITLVGGDLYGIVSAIALSRRTVTTIKQGLGWAFGYNVLLIPVAAGALYPAWGILLDPSLAAAAMAMSSVSVVTNALRLRRFRRPETAAALRPRLRTRVGEWAYLAGVAALALAVGAGFTALSRTDAAARGMNGVLAWTQGTGMPMRPEMSTMMTAETEPVPADDAGVRVDLRVPADVVPGRPTTVRIRVADAETGRPVRDVGRSHEAWMHLIAVRDDLASFAHVHPQPAGRPGEFDVTLTFPTPGRYIVNTEFRRKGELTDVLERHDVVIGDPAEVIHQPPAVSGRQQVVNGVRVTLDGTAKVGGSRFTFRFADTATGRPLTGLRPYLAAAGHVVIMSAAGDSFAHEHAETEDADGRPVFALPGQTYGPDLDLHVDFPRPGHYRLWGQFRLADGHVITVPFTVDAR, from the coding sequence ATGACGACACCGACGGTCGTCTCCGGCACGCTGGACATCGGCGGGATGACCTGTGCGTCCTGCGTCCGGCGGGTGGAGCGGGCGCTGAGCCGGGTCGAGGGCGTGGAGCGGGCGGCCGTCAACCTGGCCACCGAGACCGCCGGCGTGACCTGGGATCCGGCCCGGGTGACCACCGCGGCGCTGACCGCCGCCGTGGAGCGGGCCGGTTACACGGCCAGCACTCGCGACGAGCCGCGGGACGGCACGACCCCGCCGGCCGCCGGCCCGGCCGGCGACGTCGAGCGGGAGCGGGCGCAGGAGCGGGAGGTCACCCGGCTCAGGTGGATCTGGCAGCTCACTCTGGCCACCGGCCTTTCCATGATGGTCCTGATGTACCTGCCGCTGTCCATCGACGCGATGGACTGGCTGATGCCGGCGCTGCTGGTCATCGCCACCGTGGTGCAGTTCGGGGCGGGTCGGCCCTTCTACCGGTCGGCCTGGGCAGCAGCCCGGCACGGCGGCGTCAACATGCACACGCTGGTCGCCCTCGGCACCACGGTCGCCTACGCCTACAGCGCCTTCGTCACCCTCTGGCCGGCGGCGGCCGAGCGGCTCGGCCTGCCGCTGCACGTCTACTTCGAGATCTCCGTGGTGGTCATCGCGCTGGTGCTCACCGGCCGCTGGATGGAGGCCCGGGCCCGGCGGCAGACCGGTGCGGCGATCGGGGCGCTGCTCGGGCTGCGCCCGCGGACCGCCCGGGTGCTGCGCGACGGCGTCGAGACCGAGGTGCCGGTGGAATCCGTCGTCGTCGGCGACCTGGTCCGGGTCCGCCCCGGCGAGAAGGTGCCGGTGGACGGGACGGTCACGGAGGGCTCCTCCACGGTGGACGAAAGCATGCTGACCGGCGAGAGCATGCCGGTGTCGAAGGCGGTCGGGGACGTGCTCATCGGCTCGACCGTCAACCGGACCGGCTCGGTGGTGCTCCGGGCCACCGCGGTGGGGCAGGACACCACCCTCGCCCAGATCATCCGGCTGGTCCGCGACGCCCAGGGCGCCAAGGCGCCGATGCAGCGGCTGGTCGACACGGTCTCCGCCTGGTTCGTCCCGGCGGTGATCGGGCTGGCCGTGCTCACCTTCGCCGTCTGGGCGGTGGCCGGGCCCGACGACGGACGGCTGACCCTGGGCATCGGCACCGCGATCGCGGTGCTCATCATCGCCTGCCCCTGCGCGCTCGGCCTGGCCACCCCGACCGCGATCATGGTCGGCACCGGCAAGGCGGCCGAGCTGGGCATCCTCATCTCCGGGGGCGAGGCGCTGGAGCAGGCCCGGCGGGTCACCACCGTGGTGCTGGACAAGACCGGCACGCTCACCCGCGGCCGTCCCGACGTGACGGTGGTCCACGCCCCCGAGGGCACCGACGCCGACGAGCTGTTGGCGTACGCGGCGGCGGCCGAGATCGGCTCCGAGCACCCGCTCGGTGAGGCGATCGTCCGGCACGCCCGCGCCCGCAACGTCGTCGTTCCGACGGCGAGCTCCTTCGAGGCGGTGCCGGGACACGGCGTCGAGGCGCGCGTCGACGGCCGCACCGTGCTCATCGGCAACGCCGCCCTGATGCGCCGCCACGACGTCGCGGTCGGCGCCCTGTCGAGTGAGGTCACCGCGGTCGCCGCCGCCGGTGGCACCCCCGTCTATGTCGCCCTCGACCGCCGGCTCGCCGGGGTCGTCGGGGTGGCCGACACCCTGCGGCCCGAGTCTCTCGAGGCGGTGGCCCAACTGCGGGCGCTGGGCCTTGAGGTGTGGATGCTGACCGGCGACAACCGGGTCACCGCCGAGGTGGTCGCCCACGAGGTCGGCATCGAGCACGTGATCGCCGACGTCCGGCCCGAGGAGAAGGCCGAACGGGTGGCCGCCCTGCAGGACCGGGGCGCGGTGGTGGCGATGGTCGGCGACGGAATCAACGACGCTCCGGCGTTGGCCCGCGCGGACCTGGGCATCGCCATCGGCACCGGCACGGACGTGGCGATCGCCGCCTCCGACATCACCCTGGTCGGCGGGGACCTGTACGGCATCGTCTCGGCGATCGCGCTGTCCCGGCGTACGGTCACCACGATCAAGCAGGGTCTGGGCTGGGCGTTCGGCTACAACGTGCTGCTCATCCCGGTGGCCGCCGGGGCGCTCTACCCGGCCTGGGGCATCCTGCTGGACCCGTCGCTGGCCGCCGCCGCGATGGCGATGAGCTCGGTCAGCGTGGTCACCAACGCGCTGCGGCTGCGCCGCTTCCGCCGGCCGGAGACCGCCGCGGCGCTGCGGCCCCGGCTGCGTACCCGGGTCGGCGAGTGGGCGTACCTGGCCGGGGTGGCCGCGCTCGCGCTGGCCGTGGGCGCCGGCTTCACCGCGCTGAGCCGCACCGACGCCGCCGCGCGGGGCATGAACGGGGTGCTGGCCTGGACGCAGGGCACCGGCATGCCGATGCGGCCGGAGATGAGCACCATGATGACCGCCGAGACCGAACCGGTGCCCGCCGACGACGCCGGTGTCCGGGTCGACCTCCGGGTGCCCGCCGACGTGGTGCCCGGCCGGCCCACCACCGTACGGATCCGGGTCGCCGACGCCGAGACCGGCCGACCGGTCCGCGACGTGGGGCGCAGCCACGAGGCGTGGATGCACCTCATCGCCGTCCGCGACGACCTGGCCAGCTTCGCCCACGTCCACCCGCAGCCGGCGGGTCGGCCCGGCGAGTTCGACGTGACGCTCACCTTCCCCACCCCCGGCCGGTACATCGTCAACACGGAGTTTCGCCGGAAGGGCGAGCTGACCGACGTGCTGGAGCGGCACGACGTGGTGATCGGCGACCCCGCCGAGGTCATCCACCAGCCGCCGGCGGTATCTGGGCGGCAGCAGGTCGTCAACGGCGTACGGGTGACCCTGGACGGGACCGCGAAGGTCGGCGGCAGCCGGTTCACCTTCCGCTTCGCCGACACGGCCACCGGCCGGCCGCTGACCGGGCTGCGGCCGTACCTCGCCGCCGCCGGGCATGTGGTCATCATGTCGGCGGCGGGCGACAGCTTCGCCCACGAGCACGCCGAGACCGAGGACGCCGACGGCCGGCCGGTCTTCGCCCTCCCCGGGCAGACCTACGGGCCGGATCTCGACCTGCACGTCGACTTCCCCCGCCCGGGCCACTACCGGCTCTGGGGCCAGTTCCGCCTCGCCGACGGCCATGTGATCACCGTTCCGTTCACCGTCGACGCCCGCTGA
- a CDS encoding spermidine synthase, with protein sequence MGARFEELAWRETPIGEISLRRRRDPSLDVDVYEVKLDDEFLMSSLFPVAEIELARLGLAPLTGNGLDVVVGGLGLGYTARTALEDPRVRSLVVVEAIEDVIDWHQRDLLPFAAGLATDPRTRFVRADFFAAIADGSGFDPDQPGRRFHAVLLDVDHSPRQVLHPSHAGFYTVEGLARLAELLHRDGVFALWSNDPPDPEFQRVLTEVFPTSVAHIVRFPNPLQRRESANTVYVARH encoded by the coding sequence GTGGGCGCTCGATTCGAAGAACTGGCCTGGCGGGAGACCCCGATCGGCGAGATCAGCCTGCGCCGGCGCCGCGACCCGTCGCTCGACGTCGACGTGTACGAGGTGAAGCTCGACGACGAGTTCCTGATGTCCAGCCTCTTCCCGGTCGCGGAGATCGAACTCGCCCGGCTCGGGCTGGCGCCGCTGACCGGGAACGGCTTGGACGTGGTGGTGGGCGGCCTCGGACTCGGCTACACGGCACGGACCGCGCTGGAGGACCCGCGGGTCCGCTCGCTGGTCGTGGTGGAGGCGATCGAGGACGTGATCGACTGGCACCAGCGGGACCTGCTCCCCTTCGCCGCCGGGCTGGCCACCGATCCGCGTACCCGGTTCGTCCGGGCCGATTTCTTCGCGGCCATCGCGGACGGCAGCGGCTTCGACCCCGACCAACCGGGGCGACGGTTCCACGCCGTGCTGCTCGACGTGGACCACTCCCCACGCCAGGTGCTGCACCCGAGCCACGCCGGCTTCTACACCGTGGAGGGGCTGGCCCGGCTCGCCGAGCTCCTGCACCGCGACGGGGTCTTCGCGCTCTGGTCGAACGATCCGCCCGACCCGGAGTTCCAGCGCGTGCTGACCGAGGTCTTCCCGACCTCGGTAGCGCACATCGTCCGGTTTCCCAACCCGTTGCAGCGCCGGGAGTCCGCGAACACCGTCTACGTGGCCCGGCACTGA
- a CDS encoding zinc-binding dehydrogenase, whose translation MAEMLAARLHVTERALRLERVPIPEPDRGQVRIRVAAAGICLSDVHLIDGALTPLYLPGDVVTLGHEVAGVIDALGDGVEDWQPGQRVLLQAGERDRRGTLLTRGVDYDGGWAEYALAREDTVVLIPDAMPFEHACIIPDAVSTPWAAVIDTARTRPAEAVGVWGVGGLGAHAVQLLLLVGAAPVIAVDPLPAARDRALTLGADVALDPRDDDFRDALLEATNARGLDVAFDFAGVRSAREQALTALGRHGRLVLTGIANQPVTIPSDSRFNYSRQTVLGHYGSEAEHVDQLVALANQGRLDLTASISDVLPLTDAAEAVRRVHDKEGNPIRIILRP comes from the coding sequence ATGGCGGAGATGCTGGCGGCGCGGCTGCACGTGACGGAGCGGGCGCTGCGGCTGGAGCGGGTGCCGATACCCGAGCCGGATCGGGGGCAGGTCAGGATCAGGGTGGCGGCTGCCGGAATATGCCTCTCGGATGTGCACCTGATCGACGGCGCGTTGACCCCGCTGTACCTGCCCGGCGACGTGGTGACCCTCGGCCACGAGGTGGCCGGCGTGATCGACGCCCTCGGTGACGGCGTCGAGGACTGGCAGCCCGGCCAGCGGGTGCTGCTCCAGGCGGGCGAGCGCGACCGGCGCGGCACCCTGCTGACCAGGGGCGTCGACTACGACGGTGGCTGGGCCGAGTACGCGCTGGCCCGCGAGGACACCGTCGTGCTGATCCCCGACGCCATGCCGTTCGAGCACGCCTGCATCATCCCCGACGCGGTCTCCACCCCGTGGGCGGCGGTGATCGACACCGCGCGCACCCGGCCGGCGGAGGCGGTCGGGGTGTGGGGCGTCGGGGGCCTCGGCGCGCACGCGGTGCAACTGCTGCTGCTGGTCGGCGCGGCGCCGGTCATCGCCGTGGATCCGCTGCCGGCGGCCCGGGACCGGGCGCTGACCCTCGGCGCCGACGTGGCCCTGGATCCGAGGGACGACGACTTCCGGGACGCCCTGCTGGAGGCGACCAACGCCCGGGGTCTGGACGTCGCGTTCGACTTCGCCGGCGTCAGGTCCGCACGCGAGCAGGCGCTGACCGCGCTCGGCCGGCACGGCCGGCTGGTGCTCACCGGCATCGCCAACCAGCCGGTCACCATCCCCTCGGACAGCCGGTTCAACTACAGCCGCCAGACCGTGCTCGGTCACTACGGCTCCGAGGCGGAACACGTCGATCAGCTGGTGGCGCTCGCCAATCAGGGACGGCTCGACCTGACCGCCTCCATCAGCGACGTGCTGCCCCTGACCGACGCCGCGGAGGCGGTGCGGCGGGTCCACGACAAGGAGGGCAACCCCATCCGCATCATCCTGCGCCCCTGA